One Deltaproteobacteria bacterium DNA window includes the following coding sequences:
- a CDS encoding FAD-binding oxidoreductase: protein MIPRGDQRIGPYLSDTVVQGDPELVYRARDSQDLTEILKYCHQEKIPVTFCGSQTSLTGSSVAFGGLLVWMGHRDRVLDIEKNQATAESGILLGQFQRQIEEAGCFYPPDPTSRHEAQLGGTVGTNAAGEDCLLYGSTRDYVRRLKLFKADGTEIVIERKLPFNGPHKGRGGYCLDGDPIDLFIGSEGTLGVVTEVTVDLLPPSNPFFLAWAFFPDFESALEFVITARRDQQVRPRSMELLDEESLKIVASQERPPTGALRGKAAVTFKQEYANEAEGDLYLGRWLGLIEPLLKSKEVSGFLDYIVVADDPVSKERLRKLRHAVPSTVNEEVSRYRIDGGGKISTDWWVPVEKIREMMDEVKRESEELGLRYLAYAHFGEGHPHINYVARNHSEMARAQKLLLHQCRRAVKLGGGVAGEHGLGKLYRHLLKVQWPSSVIRQMKQIKKEFDPNNILGKGNIF from the coding sequence ATGATCCCGCGTGGAGATCAGAGGATCGGGCCTTATCTCTCCGATACCGTGGTTCAAGGCGATCCGGAGCTTGTCTATCGGGCGCGCGATAGCCAGGATCTCACGGAGATCTTGAAATACTGTCACCAGGAAAAGATTCCGGTCACCTTTTGTGGGAGTCAGACGAGCCTGACCGGTTCCTCCGTTGCCTTTGGTGGGCTCCTGGTCTGGATGGGGCATCGGGACAGGGTTTTAGATATCGAGAAAAATCAGGCGACAGCAGAGTCGGGGATCCTGCTTGGTCAATTTCAGAGGCAGATTGAAGAGGCAGGCTGTTTTTATCCACCGGATCCGACGAGTCGGCATGAGGCCCAACTGGGTGGGACCGTCGGGACAAACGCTGCCGGAGAGGATTGTCTTCTCTACGGATCGACACGCGATTATGTGCGACGATTGAAGTTGTTCAAGGCGGATGGCACGGAAATCGTTATCGAGAGAAAGTTACCCTTCAACGGTCCCCACAAGGGACGGGGAGGATATTGCCTTGATGGGGATCCGATCGATCTCTTTATCGGATCTGAGGGGACGCTCGGGGTTGTGACCGAGGTGACTGTCGACCTGCTCCCCCCCTCAAATCCCTTTTTCCTCGCCTGGGCCTTTTTCCCCGATTTCGAATCAGCGCTTGAATTTGTGATCACAGCGAGGCGAGATCAACAGGTAAGACCGAGGTCCATGGAGCTTCTGGACGAGGAGTCTCTGAAGATTGTCGCCTCCCAGGAGAGGCCGCCGACAGGGGCGTTGCGAGGCAAGGCGGCAGTGACCTTCAAACAGGAGTATGCGAATGAAGCGGAAGGAGACCTGTATTTAGGGCGCTGGCTCGGCCTTATCGAGCCGCTCTTGAAATCAAAAGAGGTCTCGGGTTTTCTGGATTATATTGTGGTGGCGGACGATCCGGTCTCAAAGGAGCGCCTGAGAAAGTTACGCCACGCAGTCCCAAGTACCGTCAATGAAGAGGTGAGCCGTTATCGGATCGATGGGGGAGGGAAGATCTCGACCGACTGGTGGGTCCCTGTCGAAAAGATTCGCGAGATGATGGATGAGGTGAAGAGGGAGAGCGAGGAGTTGGGGCTTCGTTATCTCGCCTATGCGCATTTCGGGGAAGGGCATCCGCATATCAATTACGTCGCTCGAAATCACAGCGAGATGGCTCGCGCCCAGAAACTGCTGCTCCATCAATGTCGCCGGGCGGTCAAGCTCGGAGGGGGGGTCGCCGGTGAGCATGGGCTTGGGAAGCTGTACCGGCATCTCTTGAAGGTCCAGTGGCCCTCATCCGTCATTCGTCAGATGAAACAGATCAAGAAGGAATTTGATCCGAATAATATTTTGGGGAAAGGGAATATTTTTTAG
- a CDS encoding YihY family inner membrane protein, translated as MTLKDRARKTKSFFQAEIWEIDLKTLRWFKKIPLYLCRVGLIVHQGYQKKMVPVRATALAYTTLLSLVPFLAVTFALFKAFGGLEKSAEPIKALILSNLATGTGTAVTGYLDQFIENFRSGAVGLIGFFLLILSVVGVLATIEKAFNDIWEIPQSRSFIRRFTTYWTLITTGPVLVGVTLTVTGALQSSKLVNQILALSGAEKFFIGKIPWLITWGMFTGLYLIMPNTKVKIRSALMGGVIGGTLWEIAKYGYTLYATRIIKNYAFYGSLGMVPIFLIWIYYTWLVVLIGALLAHADQNVHSYKPQK; from the coding sequence ATGACCCTCAAAGATCGAGCACGTAAAACCAAAAGCTTTTTTCAAGCAGAGATCTGGGAGATCGATCTCAAAACGCTCCGTTGGTTTAAAAAGATCCCCCTTTATCTCTGCCGTGTCGGTTTGATTGTCCATCAGGGGTATCAGAAAAAGATGGTTCCGGTGCGGGCAACGGCGCTCGCCTACACGACGCTCCTTTCCCTTGTCCCTTTTTTGGCGGTGACCTTTGCCCTTTTCAAGGCGTTTGGGGGGCTGGAAAAATCAGCGGAACCGATCAAGGCACTGATCTTGTCCAATCTGGCGACAGGGACCGGGACTGCCGTGACCGGTTATCTCGATCAGTTCATCGAAAATTTTCGGAGCGGTGCGGTCGGCCTGATCGGTTTTTTTCTTCTGATCCTTTCGGTGGTGGGGGTTCTGGCCACGATTGAGAAGGCGTTTAACGATATTTGGGAGATTCCGCAGAGCCGATCTTTTATCAGGCGATTTACCACCTATTGGACATTGATCACGACCGGGCCTGTTCTGGTCGGGGTCACATTGACCGTGACAGGTGCCTTGCAGAGCAGCAAATTGGTAAACCAGATCTTGGCATTGAGTGGTGCCGAGAAGTTTTTCATCGGAAAGATCCCCTGGCTCATTACCTGGGGGATGTTTACCGGGCTTTACCTGATCATGCCGAATACGAAGGTCAAGATCCGGTCTGCGCTCATGGGGGGTGTTATTGGGGGGACCCTCTGGGAGATCGCGAAATATGGCTACACCCTCTATGCGACCCGTATTATAAAGAATTACGCCTTCTACGGTTCGCTGGGGATGGTCCCGATCTTTCTGATCTGGATTTATTACACCTGGCTCGTGGTGCTAATCGGGGCACTGCTCGCCCATGCGGATCAGAATGTTCACAGCTACAAACCCCAAAAATAG
- a CDS encoding ribosome maturation factor RimP — protein MQVDLEKVRGVLEPILTLLGFELIDVRFLSEQGRWVLRVYIDREGGVTLGDCSCVSREIETPLEVEALIPLRYHLEVSTPGLDRPLIKEADFRRFVGQKVAIRLENPIENQRNFKGILEGIEGGVVSIQSEGRSRQLPFREIKRAHLVF, from the coding sequence ATGCAGGTCGACCTCGAAAAGGTTCGGGGGGTTCTGGAACCGATCCTCACCCTGCTCGGCTTTGAACTAATCGATGTTCGGTTTCTGAGTGAGCAGGGAAGGTGGGTCCTGCGCGTTTATATTGATCGAGAAGGAGGGGTGACGCTTGGTGATTGCAGCTGCGTCTCCCGTGAGATTGAAACACCTCTGGAGGTGGAAGCGCTGATCCCTCTCCGTTATCACCTAGAGGTTTCGACCCCCGGTCTTGATCGACCACTGATCAAGGAAGCTGATTTCAGGCGATTTGTGGGGCAAAAGGTGGCGATCAGGCTGGAAAACCCGATCGAGAATCAGCGGAACTTTAAGGGAATTCTCGAAGGGATTGAGGGGGGGGTTGTGAGTATTCAGTCGGAGGGACGCTCCAGGCAGCTTCCGTTTCGTGAGATTAAGAGGGCGCATTTGGTTTTTTAG
- the nusA gene encoding transcription termination/antitermination protein NusA: MMQDLNRIIETVSKDKSIPKELIVEALESAMLTAARKRYGHEREIEARYNEEISEVELFQFRTVAEQITNELTEMSLEEARKLDPDAKIGDSIGEKLDNSFLGRIAAQTAKQVIIQKVRDAERDIIYNEYKDRVGEVITGIVRRIENKTIIVDLGRTEAILPPREQVKTESYRPGERIQAYFLSIDKSPHGPQLILSRRDRKLMTKLFELEVPEISEKIVEIKNAAREAGARSKIAVYSRDSDVDPVGACVGMKGSRVQSVVQELRGEKIDIVAWNQDPAKFVCNAISPAEVSKVIINEKDHSMEIIVPDDQLSLAIGKKGQNVRLAAELTGWSIDIYSETKLEEMAKKAKATLVEALGVDEGDATILYSQAFRSPEEIVETPFEDLKKIPGIQPQKLENIRTAAVRYVEQKRQTVEGGGEAISLKNIKGVGSKTLELLVAAGVTTLQQVVQLTPEQLSEKTGIPPAKANQLIENGRAILAGDLREAEGA, translated from the coding sequence ATGATGCAGGATTTAAACCGAATCATTGAGACTGTCAGCAAGGATAAGTCGATTCCAAAGGAATTGATTGTTGAAGCGCTCGAATCAGCGATGTTGACGGCAGCTCGCAAGAGATATGGTCACGAAAGAGAGATCGAGGCGCGATATAATGAAGAGATCAGCGAGGTCGAACTTTTTCAGTTTCGGACCGTGGCAGAGCAGATCACCAATGAACTGACTGAAATGAGTCTGGAAGAGGCACGCAAGCTCGATCCCGATGCGAAGATCGGTGATTCCATTGGCGAAAAACTGGATAATTCTTTTTTGGGAAGAATCGCTGCACAAACGGCGAAGCAGGTGATTATTCAGAAAGTTCGGGATGCCGAGCGGGATATCATTTATAACGAATACAAAGACCGTGTCGGTGAGGTCATCACCGGGATTGTTCGGCGAATCGAAAATAAAACCATCATTGTCGATTTGGGCAGGACAGAGGCGATTCTTCCTCCGCGAGAGCAGGTGAAGACAGAGAGTTACCGGCCTGGGGAGCGAATCCAGGCCTATTTTCTCTCGATTGACAAGAGTCCTCATGGACCTCAACTGATCCTCTCGCGTCGGGATAGAAAATTAATGACGAAGTTGTTTGAACTCGAGGTCCCCGAAATTAGCGAAAAAATTGTTGAGATCAAGAATGCAGCACGTGAGGCGGGGGCACGCTCCAAGATAGCTGTTTATTCGAGGGATTCTGATGTCGATCCTGTGGGAGCCTGTGTCGGCATGAAGGGGTCTCGTGTGCAGAGCGTTGTTCAGGAATTAAGGGGAGAAAAGATCGATATCGTTGCCTGGAATCAGGACCCCGCGAAATTTGTTTGCAATGCGATCTCACCTGCTGAGGTGTCCAAGGTTATTATTAATGAGAAAGATCACAGTATGGAGATTATTGTTCCTGATGATCAGCTTTCATTGGCGATCGGGAAAAAGGGGCAAAATGTCCGTCTTGCTGCGGAGCTGACCGGTTGGAGTATTGATATCTACAGTGAAACCAAGCTCGAGGAGATGGCGAAGAAGGCGAAGGCAACCCTTGTCGAGGCCTTAGGCGTCGATGAAGGGGATGCCACCATTCTGTACAGTCAGGCCTTCCGGAGTCCAGAGGAGATCGTTGAAACCCCTTTTGAGGATTTGAAAAAAATCCCCGGAATTCAGCCTCAAAAACTGGAAAATATCCGGACCGCAGCGGTTCGTTATGTGGAGCAGAAGAGACAGACAGTCGAAGGCGGAGGAGAGGCGATTTCTCTCAAAAACATCAAGGGAGTTGGCTCCAAGACATTGGAGTTGCTGGTTGCGGCTGGTGTGACAACGCTCCAGCAGGTTGTTCAGTTGACGCCAGAACAACTCTCGGAAAAAACCGGGATTCCTCCTGCGAAGGCGAATCAACTTATTGAGAATGGACGGGCTATCCTTGCCGGTGATCTGAGAGAGGCCGAAGGGGCCTAG
- the infB gene encoding translation initiation factor IF-2, which yields MDVKSSVEEKRVKSTIIRRRAVAEAPPPIAPLPSQVSSPEEPKTQEAQPKIVQEEKKEEGALPSAVLPPVEGKEDSAEEYKPKKVVKRKTRDELEMEMIERAGGLRKAAELMTTSPERLERVYRPEKSSKKKRVVLKKEFKKTEITIPKASKKLIRIETTIRVGELAHRMGIKLPDVVKKLIGLGIVATVNHLIDFDTATLIAHEFGYEIENVAFEESQVLKRGPSGEVLKPRPPVVTVMGHVDHGKTTLLDTIRKTQVAAGEAGGITQHIGAYQVHLPKGDITFLDTPGHEAFTAIRARGAKVTDLVVLVVAADDGVMPQTIEAINHAKAAKVPILVAVNKIDKPDANQSRVERALMEHGLVSEKLGGDTIILPVSAKTGQGVEELLEMILLQSEVLELKADPTTHGRGVVIESRLDRGRGPVVTVIVQEGTIHVGDPIVVGPTYGKIRALIDDTGKNLQEAGSSQPVEILGLAELPQAGESFDVASSEIDSRAIASHRALTVRKDREAAARPLRLENIFSEVSQGVVPELRLVIKADVHGSAEALRDALVKLSTEKVKVVIIHWGVGAITESDVMLALASKAIIAGFNVRPDSKGRETAESEKVEIRKYSIIYEAVDDIRKAMTGLLKPIRKEQYLGRAKVKELFKVSKIGTIAGSEVVDGKFSRPAMVRVLRDSRVVYEGKISSLKRFKDDAREVLAGLECGIGIENFNDLQPNDILEAFTIEEIAQEL from the coding sequence ATGGATGTGAAGTCAAGTGTTGAAGAAAAACGGGTAAAATCGACGATCATTCGTCGTCGTGCTGTTGCTGAAGCTCCTCCACCGATTGCTCCTCTTCCTTCCCAGGTTTCTTCTCCCGAGGAGCCTAAGACTCAGGAGGCTCAACCGAAGATTGTTCAAGAAGAGAAAAAGGAAGAAGGGGCGCTTCCGTCGGCAGTTTTACCTCCTGTTGAGGGGAAGGAAGATTCTGCTGAAGAGTACAAGCCGAAGAAGGTCGTCAAGCGAAAGACACGGGATGAGCTTGAGATGGAAATGATCGAACGTGCCGGTGGATTGAGAAAAGCGGCTGAATTGATGACGACCAGTCCGGAGCGATTGGAGCGGGTCTATCGACCTGAGAAGAGCTCCAAGAAAAAGAGGGTCGTTCTCAAAAAGGAATTCAAGAAAACCGAGATTACGATTCCGAAGGCAAGCAAGAAGCTTATCAGGATCGAGACTACAATTCGTGTAGGCGAGCTTGCCCATCGGATGGGGATCAAGCTGCCTGATGTTGTCAAAAAACTAATCGGTTTGGGAATTGTAGCGACAGTGAATCATCTCATCGATTTCGATACGGCGACTCTTATTGCTCATGAGTTTGGGTATGAAATTGAAAACGTTGCCTTTGAGGAATCTCAGGTTTTGAAAAGGGGGCCGTCAGGGGAAGTTCTGAAACCACGTCCCCCCGTTGTGACGGTCATGGGTCATGTCGATCACGGAAAAACAACGCTTTTAGATACGATTCGCAAGACACAGGTCGCCGCCGGTGAGGCGGGAGGGATTACCCAACATATTGGAGCCTACCAGGTTCATCTTCCAAAAGGAGACATCACCTTTTTGGACACCCCCGGTCATGAGGCCTTTACAGCGATTCGGGCTCGAGGGGCGAAGGTGACCGACCTGGTGGTCCTTGTGGTCGCTGCAGACGACGGCGTCATGCCTCAAACGATCGAGGCGATCAATCACGCGAAGGCGGCCAAGGTTCCTATTCTTGTTGCGGTTAATAAAATTGACAAACCTGATGCGAATCAGAGTCGTGTCGAGAGGGCATTAATGGAACATGGTCTTGTCTCCGAAAAACTGGGAGGGGATACCATCATCCTTCCTGTTTCGGCCAAAACGGGACAAGGGGTCGAAGAGCTTCTCGAGATGATCCTTCTCCAGTCGGAAGTTCTTGAGCTCAAGGCGGATCCAACGACCCATGGCCGAGGAGTTGTCATTGAATCCAGACTGGATCGAGGTCGGGGTCCCGTGGTGACTGTGATTGTTCAGGAGGGGACGATTCATGTCGGGGATCCTATTGTGGTCGGTCCTACCTATGGCAAAATTCGTGCCTTGATTGATGACACCGGAAAGAATCTTCAAGAGGCGGGATCTTCTCAGCCGGTTGAAATCCTTGGTCTCGCCGAGCTCCCGCAGGCTGGAGAGAGTTTTGATGTTGCCTCCTCAGAGATTGATTCAAGGGCCATTGCGAGCCATCGGGCATTGACGGTTCGCAAGGATCGTGAGGCGGCTGCGCGCCCTCTTCGTTTGGAAAATATTTTTTCAGAGGTCTCGCAGGGGGTTGTTCCGGAGCTTCGATTGGTCATCAAGGCCGATGTTCATGGCTCTGCCGAGGCGCTTCGAGATGCCTTGGTAAAACTTTCCACAGAAAAGGTGAAAGTGGTGATTATTCATTGGGGGGTTGGGGCGATCACTGAATCCGATGTGATGTTGGCCCTCGCTTCAAAGGCGATTATTGCTGGGTTCAATGTCCGTCCTGACTCCAAGGGGCGTGAAACGGCCGAGTCTGAAAAGGTCGAGATCCGCAAGTACTCGATTATTTATGAGGCGGTTGACGATATCCGAAAGGCGATGACAGGCCTTCTCAAACCGATAAGAAAAGAGCAGTACTTGGGGCGCGCGAAGGTGAAAGAACTTTTCAAGGTCTCCAAGATTGGAACGATCGCCGGCTCTGAAGTTGTGGATGGAAAATTTTCACGACCGGCGATGGTTCGTGTCTTGAGAGACAGTCGGGTTGTTTATGAGGGGAAAATCTCCTCGTTAAAAAGATTTAAGGATGATGCCCGGGAAGTGCTTGCGGGATTGGAATGCGGGATTGGGATCGAAAACTTCAATGATCTTCAGCCCAATGATATTCTCGAAGCCTTTACGATTGAGGAAATTGCACAAGAGCTGTGA
- a CDS encoding DUF503 domain-containing protein: MKIVAGKIAFFFPECHSLKEKRHFVQKLKEKTSHQFGVPVAEVDQHDLWQRAVLGFAIVGNEIKPLQRLADQIIRFMETLDLGQIIDKETELMEF, translated from the coding sequence GTGAAAATTGTCGCTGGCAAGATCGCCTTTTTCTTCCCCGAATGTCACTCTTTGAAAGAAAAGCGGCATTTTGTTCAGAAGCTGAAGGAAAAAACGAGTCATCAATTTGGAGTGCCAGTCGCTGAAGTGGATCAGCATGATTTGTGGCAGAGGGCTGTTTTGGGCTTTGCGATTGTCGGAAATGAGATCAAGCCCCTCCAGAGACTTGCTGATCAGATAATCCGGTTCATGGAAACCCTGGATTTGGGACAGATCATTGATAAAGAAACTGAGCTTATGGAGTTTTAG
- the rbfA gene encoding 30S ribosome-binding factor RbfA: MATYRLERLQEEMKQLIRGIFLFEVQDPRIKNVAVTRIRLAKDLGFARIYYEIPKGADRISVEQALEKAKGYLRSALASRLKLRLIPKIDFFYDETSEEMERIEELFSKI, encoded by the coding sequence ATGGCGACCTATCGACTGGAGAGGCTTCAGGAAGAGATGAAACAGTTGATCCGCGGGATCTTTCTTTTTGAGGTGCAGGATCCACGGATTAAAAATGTTGCGGTGACCCGGATCCGTTTGGCAAAAGATTTGGGATTCGCCAGAATTTACTATGAAATACCAAAGGGCGCAGATCGGATCAGCGTTGAACAGGCCCTTGAAAAGGCAAAAGGTTATTTGCGATCAGCATTGGCTTCCAGGCTAAAGCTTCGCTTGATCCCAAAAATAGATTTTTTTTATGACGAAACATCGGAAGAAATGGAAAGGATCGAAGAGCTCTTCTCGAAAATCTGA
- a CDS encoding bifunctional oligoribonuclease/PAP phosphatase NrnA translates to MTKHRKKWKGSKSSSRKSDPFQRVIAEIRKGRSFLITTHANPDGDALGSAIALGLGLKKLGKKVKIYNADPVPGNLRFLSESKQVTSSLSADECFDAAFIVDCAEPERVGEIFLKHPNRGRLIVVDHHRKSGRAGDINLIQPTAASTGVVVRSLLKKLRIPITRAIAENIYTTLVTDTGNFRYSNTDASVFGIAKELVETGVSPWIVSKNIYDNYPVERILLLSKILPTLQISSDKRYASIVISQQSFQEVGASSDLIDEFINYPRSINTVEVAIQFRETPDGKWKVSFRSKEFVDVATLAARFGGGGHIRASGCTFEGLPLEEVRQKIFVAVEEALK, encoded by the coding sequence ATGACGAAACATCGGAAGAAATGGAAAGGATCGAAGAGCTCTTCTCGAAAATCTGATCCCTTTCAGAGGGTGATCGCAGAGATTCGCAAGGGGAGGTCATTTCTCATTACTACCCACGCCAATCCAGATGGCGATGCGCTCGGGAGTGCGATCGCGCTGGGGTTGGGGCTCAAGAAGCTTGGGAAAAAAGTCAAAATTTATAACGCTGATCCGGTACCGGGAAACTTGCGTTTCCTCTCAGAGTCAAAGCAGGTGACGTCAAGTTTGAGTGCAGACGAATGTTTTGATGCCGCTTTTATTGTCGACTGTGCGGAGCCGGAGAGGGTCGGTGAAATTTTTCTAAAACATCCGAATCGTGGCAGGTTGATCGTTGTTGATCATCATCGAAAGAGTGGACGGGCCGGGGATATTAATCTGATCCAGCCGACTGCCGCCTCGACCGGTGTCGTCGTTCGATCTCTCTTAAAAAAGCTGAGGATTCCGATCACGCGAGCGATCGCAGAAAATATCTACACCACACTCGTGACCGACACCGGGAATTTTCGTTATTCCAATACCGATGCCTCGGTCTTTGGCATCGCCAAGGAACTCGTCGAAACGGGGGTCTCTCCATGGATTGTGTCGAAGAATATTTATGATAACTACCCGGTGGAGCGGATCCTGCTTCTCTCCAAGATCCTCCCGACGCTTCAAATTTCGTCGGACAAACGATACGCCTCGATCGTGATTTCGCAACAGTCGTTCCAGGAGGTTGGAGCGAGCTCCGATTTGATTGACGAGTTTATCAACTACCCGCGGTCGATCAACACGGTGGAAGTGGCGATCCAGTTTCGCGAAACCCCGGACGGAAAGTGGAAGGTCAGCTTTCGGTCGAAAGAGTTTGTGGATGTCGCTACCCTTGCTGCCCGATTTGGCGGTGGTGGCCACATCCGGGCGTCGGGGTGCACGTTCGAGGGTTTGCCTCTGGAAGAGGTCCGGCAAAAGATCTTTGTGGCGGTTGAAGAGGCTCTTAAATAA
- the rpsO gene encoding 30S ribosomal protein S15 — translation MAIEKQSVIAKHKTHEKDTGSPEVQIALLTERINHLDGHFKSHLKDHQSRRGLLKLVGQRRRLMTYLKTRNQVRYHRVAKELGLRK, via the coding sequence ATGGCTATAGAAAAACAGTCAGTGATTGCCAAACATAAGACTCACGAAAAAGACACAGGGTCTCCTGAGGTCCAGATCGCTCTCTTGACGGAGAGGATTAATCATCTCGATGGACATTTTAAGTCACACCTGAAAGACCATCAGTCGCGTCGGGGTCTTTTAAAACTGGTTGGGCAGAGGCGTCGGCTCATGACTTATTTGAAGACGCGGAATCAGGTTAGATATCATAGGGTTGCGAAGGAACTTGGCTTGAGAAAATAG
- the pnp gene encoding polyribonucleotide nucleotidyltransferase, with protein MVYSVEANLGGKRVTIETGRMAKQAGGSVVVQCEDTIVLVTAVVSKEPKKDADFLPLSCDYVEKTFAAGKIPGGFFKREGRPSEHEILTSRFIDRPIRPLFPEKFHYEVQVIATVLSADPGTEPDTLAMIGASTALMLSEAPFQGPIAGVRVSRVNGQFKCNPSVEESSASDIELIVAASRDAVVMVEGEAQEIPEDEIFAAIRFAHEAVQPILKIQEALREKAGKQKIVVTVPEEAEGNEVEQEVRNRYADALGKAIRIPEKQKRQEAVSQLHEKVLAEMLLPEEEDEKKEGVIEKAFEDLHYFLMRKMVLEEGRRVDGRNYEAIRPISCQVGLLPRAHGSALFTRGETQALVTTTLGTGEDEQIIDALLEESTKRFMLHYNFPPFSVGEVKFLRSPGRREIGHGNLAERALKRMIPSESEFPYTLRVVSEILESNGSSSMATVCGATLSLMDAGVKIKDPVAGIAMGLVAEKEKVAILSDILGDEDHLGDMDFKVAGTEKGVTALQMDIKISGISEEILKQALEQARRGRLHILKTMLESISTSRDNLSPYAPRITQLTIPKDMIGALIGPGGKNIRGIIDETGAKIDVEDDGTVKVFAADEKVMQVAVERVKGFTAVAELGKVYKGKVVKTTDFGAFVNILPNTDGLLHISEIDYQRVNRVEDLLHEGDELDVKVIRIEDNGKVALSRRQTMPAPEGWVPPPERERSERPRRGREGGGFRGRGDRDRDRGPARRSRF; from the coding sequence ATGGTGTATTCAGTAGAGGCCAATCTTGGCGGTAAACGTGTTACTATAGAAACCGGTCGCATGGCTAAACAGGCTGGTGGTTCTGTTGTTGTTCAATGTGAGGATACCATTGTCCTCGTGACGGCGGTTGTTTCCAAGGAACCCAAAAAAGACGCCGACTTTCTACCACTCTCGTGTGATTATGTCGAAAAGACATTCGCTGCCGGTAAGATTCCAGGAGGTTTTTTTAAAAGAGAAGGTCGTCCCAGTGAACATGAAATTTTAACAAGCCGCTTCATCGATCGTCCTATTCGTCCTCTTTTTCCCGAAAAATTTCATTATGAAGTTCAAGTGATCGCGACGGTACTCTCTGCGGATCCGGGTACAGAGCCGGATACCTTGGCGATGATTGGAGCCTCTACGGCCCTCATGCTTTCCGAGGCCCCCTTTCAGGGACCTATTGCCGGTGTTCGTGTGAGTCGGGTCAATGGTCAGTTCAAATGCAATCCTAGTGTTGAGGAATCGTCAGCGAGTGACATTGAATTGATTGTTGCCGCCAGCCGGGATGCTGTCGTCATGGTCGAAGGGGAAGCGCAGGAGATCCCCGAAGACGAGATTTTTGCTGCGATCCGGTTTGCCCATGAGGCGGTGCAACCCATCTTAAAGATTCAGGAGGCATTGAGAGAAAAGGCTGGAAAACAGAAGATTGTTGTGACCGTTCCTGAAGAAGCTGAAGGGAATGAAGTCGAGCAGGAGGTCAGGAATCGCTATGCAGATGCCTTGGGGAAGGCGATTCGAATTCCGGAGAAGCAGAAGAGACAAGAGGCGGTAAGCCAGCTTCACGAAAAGGTTTTAGCCGAGATGTTACTGCCTGAGGAAGAGGACGAGAAAAAAGAAGGGGTTATTGAAAAGGCCTTTGAGGACCTTCATTATTTCTTGATGAGAAAGATGGTTCTCGAAGAGGGACGGCGTGTGGATGGTCGAAACTACGAAGCGATACGACCGATTTCTTGTCAGGTCGGGCTTCTTCCTCGTGCGCATGGGTCGGCCCTTTTCACGCGTGGGGAGACCCAGGCTCTTGTGACCACCACACTGGGTACTGGCGAAGATGAGCAGATTATTGATGCGTTGCTGGAGGAATCAACGAAGCGATTCATGCTGCATTATAATTTTCCTCCCTTTTCGGTTGGGGAGGTTAAATTCTTAAGATCACCCGGGCGTCGTGAGATCGGTCATGGAAATCTCGCGGAGAGGGCCTTGAAGAGGATGATCCCGTCTGAGAGTGAATTTCCTTACACCCTCCGGGTTGTTTCAGAAATTCTGGAATCCAATGGTTCTTCTTCGATGGCGACAGTCTGTGGGGCGACTCTTTCCTTGATGGATGCTGGTGTTAAGATCAAAGATCCTGTTGCTGGAATTGCGATGGGTCTTGTTGCCGAGAAGGAGAAGGTGGCGATCCTCTCGGATATCCTTGGTGATGAAGACCATCTCGGAGATATGGATTTCAAGGTGGCAGGAACTGAGAAAGGCGTTACTGCTCTGCAGATGGATATCAAGATTTCTGGTATTTCCGAGGAAATTTTGAAACAGGCATTAGAACAGGCCCGTCGAGGACGGCTGCATATCTTGAAGACAATGTTGGAATCTATTTCAACCTCACGTGACAACCTCTCTCCCTATGCGCCGAGAATCACTCAACTGACGATTCCAAAGGATATGATTGGGGCTTTGATTGGTCCTGGAGGGAAAAATATTCGAGGGATTATTGATGAGACAGGTGCCAAGATCGATGTTGAGGATGATGGTACCGTGAAGGTTTTTGCCGCGGATGAAAAGGTGATGCAGGTGGCTGTTGAGCGGGTCAAAGGATTTACCGCTGTTGCTGAACTGGGCAAGGTTTACAAGGGGAAGGTTGTCAAAACGACAGATTTCGGTGCCTTTGTTAATATTCTGCCTAATACAGATGGCCTGCTTCATATCTCGGAAATCGATTACCAGAGGGTGAATCGTGTTGAGGATCTGCTTCATGAAGGGGATGAGCTGGATGTCAAGGTGATCCGGATTGAAGACAACGGAAAGGTTGCCCTGTCCCGTCGTCAAACAATGCCGGCCCCGGAAGGTTGGGTTCCGCCACCGGAACGGGAGCGCAGTGAGCGACCCCGGCGAGGTCGTGAGGGCGGAGGGTTCAGGGGGCGCGGTGATCGCGATCGTGACCGAGGCCCAGCAAGACGCTCAAGATTTTAA